One window of the Solanum stenotomum isolate F172 chromosome 11, ASM1918654v1, whole genome shotgun sequence genome contains the following:
- the LOC125843803 gene encoding ferric reduction oxidase 4-like gives MGSRAVLYTFMVLVFVGWLFIWVMLPTPTYRNSWTPQLKIKLNSTYFREQGINLLLFTFPIMLIAAVSCVYLHLYNKSTSDHREYFGSLKRKVVVMEPLGIVNAVELSFAVMFIVLLIWSLANYIYISFNGNLHMHNPTEKVWKAKFRSVSLRLGYLGNICYAFLFFPVTRVSSILPLMGLTSESSIKYHIWLGHLSMALALLHSAGFVIYYAMSNQMIEMIEWSSTYVSNVAGEIATLVAIAMWVTSLYKIRRKMFDLFFYTHQLYTLYMFFYLLHVGVAYTCMVLPGIFLFLIDRYLRFLQSKRSARLISSRLLPCSTFELTFSKNPGLTYNPTSILFVNVPSVSKLQWHPFTIVSSSNLETNKLSVVIKSVGSWSQKLEKQLSSSPDRLQISTEGPYGPSSSHFLSRECLVMVSGGSGIAPMISIFRELIYRSTLQTNTKVPKVILITSFKNTSDLTMLDLLLPFSTTPFDISNLDYQIQAYVTRENEPQQHHHNNQLELPSKSKQQLLVFKQNPKDSPISAALGKSSWLWLGAIITSSFFMFLLLLGLVTRYSIYPIERDGKLYHYSAKIIWDMFLACASVFIATSVIFMWQKRENEIEGRQIQNVEIPTNPTNSPAANLCGTERELESLPHQSIVQATKVHYGTRPDLKRILFDVKASDVGVVVCGPKSMRHEVAKICASGLAKNLHFESISFNW, from the exons ATGGGAAGTAGAGCTGTTTTGTATACTTTCATGGTGTTGGTGTTTGTTGGATGGCTTTTCATTTGGGTGATGTTACCTACACCGACTTACAGAAATTCATGGACTCCACAACTCAAAATCAAGCTTAATTCTACATATTTCAGGGAACAAG GGATAAATCTTCTTTTATTTACATTTCCGATAATGTTGATAGCTGCTGTGAGCTGTGTTTATCTTCATCTTTACAATAAGTCAACTTCTGATCACAG GGAATATTTCGGTTCATTGAAACGGAAAGTGGTTGTAATGGAACCTCTGGGGATTGTGAACGCCGTTGAACTTTCTTTTGCTGTTATGTTTATCGTCCTTCTAATTTGGTCTTTAGCCAACTACATCTATATCAGCTTTAATGGTAATCTCCATATGCACAATCCTACCGAAAAAGT GTGGAAGGCGAAATTTCGAAGTGTATCGTTGAGGCTTGGGTACCTTGGGAATATTTGTTATGCGTTTTTGTTTTTCCCAGTGACTCGAGTGTCGTCAATTTTGCCGCTGATGGGGTTAACTTCGGAATCAAGCATCAAATATCACATATGGCTCGGCCATCTCTCTATGGCCCTTGCCCTTCTCCATAGTGCTGGATTTGTCATATACTATGCCATGTCTAATCAAATGATAGAG ATGATAGAATGGAGCAGTACGTACGTATCGAACGTAGCTGGAGAAATAGCTACTTTGGTTGCAATAGCAATGTGGGTTACAAGTTTGTACAAGATAAGGAGAAAGATGTTCGATCTATTCTTCTACACACATCAGCTATATACTCTCTACATGTTCTTCTATCTTTTGCATGTTGGAGTTGCCTACACATGTATGGTCCTCCCTGGGATCTTTCTCTTCCTTATCGATCGATACTTGAGATTTTTACAGTCTAAAAGAAGTGCTAGATTAATTTCTTCACGACTTTTACCTTGTAGCACTTTTGAACTCACCTTTTCCAAAAATCCAG GATTAACGTACAATCCTACAAGCATCTTGTTTGTGAATGTACCAAGCGTATCCAAGTTGCAATGGCATCCATTTACTATTGTTTCAAGCAGTAATTTGGAGACAAATAAACTAAGTGTTGTAATTAAAAGTGTTGGGAGTTGGAGCCAAAAGTTAGAAAAacaactttcttcttctcctgaTCGTCTTCAAATATCAACAGAGGGACCTTATGGACCTTCATCATCTCATTTCTTAAG TCGAGAGTGCTTGGTGATGGTGAGTGGGGGAAGCGGAATTGCTCCAATGATTTCCATTTTTCGAGAACTTATTTACAGAAGTACACTTCAAACTAACACCAAAGTACCAAAAGTCATCCTAATTACATCCTTCAAGAACACATCCGATCTCACAATGCTTGATCTCTTGCTCCCTTTCTCCACAACTCCTTTCGATATCTCCAATTTAGATTACCAAATCCAAGCCTATGTCACTAGAGAAAACGAACCACAACAACACCATCATAACAACCAGCTGGAATTACCTTCCAAGTCGAAACAACAACTACTAGTGTTCAAACAAAATCCGAAAGACTCTCCTATTTCAGCAGCACTCGGCAAAAGCAGCTGGCTCTGGCTTGGCGCGATAATTACCTCGTCGTTCTTCATGTTTCTCCTTTTGTTAGGCCTCGTTACGCGTTACTCCATATATCCAATTGAACGCGATGGGAAATTGTATCATTACAGCGCGAAAATCATTTGGGATATGTTTTTGGCTTGTGCTTCGGTATTTATTGCCACTAGTGTTATTTTTATGTGGCAAAAAAGGGAGAATGAAATTGAAGGGAGACAAATTCAGAATGTGGAAATACCTACAAATCCTACAAATTCACCTGCTGCTAATTTATGTGGTACCGAAAGGGAGCTGGAAAGCCTTCCTCATCAGTCAATTGTACAAGCTACTAAGGTGCATTATGGTACTAGACCTGACCTAAAAA GAATACTTTTTGATGTTAAAGCATCAGATGTTGGAGTTGTAGTTTGTGGGCCAAAGAGCATGAGACATGAGGTTGCCAAAATATGTGCTTCTGGCTTGGCAAAAAACCTCCATTTTGAGTCTATCAGCTTTAATTGGTGA